The proteins below come from a single Oenanthe melanoleuca isolate GR-GAL-2019-014 chromosome Z, OMel1.0, whole genome shotgun sequence genomic window:
- the DNAJC21 gene encoding dnaJ homolog subfamily C member 21 isoform X2: MKCHYEVLGVRRDAAEEELKRAYRRLALRWHPDKNLENAEEAAEQFKLIQAAYDVLSDPQERAWYDNHREALLKGGVDGDYQDDSLDLLHYFTVSCYSGYGDDEKGFFAVYRQVFEKIAKEELEYMTQEDIEEFPMFGYSDSDYDTVVHPFYAYWQSFCTQKNFAWKEEYDTRQASNRWEKRAMEKENKKTREKARKERNELIRQLVAFIRKRDKRVQAHRKLLEEQNAEKTRKAEEFRRQQKLKQAKLAEQYKEQSWITMSDLERELQEMEAQYEKEFGDGSGGEDELEELETKGVEDKLSDETEEAEFVDGLYCPACDKMLKTEKAMKNHEKSKKHREMVSLLRQQLEEEEGKFTVSLDDADEIQTKEEEETEDIPKQKLSKKQRKKQKTMKSYEDSFDQSADEETVEQKGVPSMEDCGSTEELVNDGQRCAVSEDTGVTDYVSQENETKSEVKSTKPKGKKAKEAKKSAKASSESSTANEVPIHCVTCNCAFPSRNKLFEHLKATGHARATATPTVNGAVNAKTKKEKRKNR, from the exons ATGAAGTGCCACTACGAGGTGCTGGGCGTGAGGCGCGACGCCGCCGAGGAGGAGCTGAAGCGGGCGTACCGCCGGCTGGCGCTGCGCTGGCACCCGG ATAAAAACCTCGAGAACGCGGAGGAGGCAGCGGAGCAGTTCAAGTTGATCCAGGCGGCGTACGACGTGCTCAGCGACCCACAGGAACGGGCCTG GTATGATAACCACAGGGAGGCTCTGCTAAAAGGAGGAGTTGATGGAGATTATCAAGATGATAGCTTAGATCTGCTGCACTACTTCACTGTTAGCTGTTACTCTGGATATGGGGATGATGAAAAG ggaTTCTTTGCAGTCTATAGACAAGTTTTTGAGAAGATTGCAAAGGAAGAGTTGGAATATATGACACAGGAAGATATTGAAGAATTCCCTATGTTTGGGTATTCTGATAGTGACTATGATACG GTAGTCCACCCTTTCTATGCATACTGGCAGAGTTTCTGTACTCAGAAAAACTTTGCTTGGAAAGAAGAGTATGACACACGGCAAGCCTCAAACCGCTGGGAGAAACGAGCTATGGaaaaagagaacaagaaaaCGAGAGAGAAAGCACGGAAAGAGAGGAATGAACTGATCCGTCAACTAGTAGCCTTTATTCGTAAAAGGGATAAAAGAGTACAGGCTCACAGAAAACTTTTAGAagaacaaaatgcagaaaaaactagaaaagcagaggaatttCGGAGGCAACAGAAGCTAAAACAAGCCAA GCTTGCTGAGCAGTacaaagagcagagctggataACTATGTCAGATCTGGAGAGAGAGCTGCAAGAGATGGAAGCACAATATGAAAAGGAATTTGGAGATGGATCAGGTGGTGAAGATGAATTAGAAGAACTGGAGACAAAAGGCGTTGAAG ACAAACTGAGTGATGAAACTGAAGAAGCTGAATTTGTTGATGGTCTGTACTGCCCTGCTTGTGACAAAATGTTAAAAACTGAGAAAGC CATGAAGAATCACGAAAAATCAAAGAAGCATCGAGAGATGGTATCACTGTTACGACAGCAAttggaagaggaggaagggaaattTACTGTGTCTTTGGATGATGCAGATGAAATACAGAccaaagaggaggaagaaacagaagacaTACCCAAACAGAA actttcaaagaaacaaaggaagaaacagaaaacaatgaag AGTTATGAGGACTCTTTTGATCAAAGTGCTGACGAAGAAACAGTTGAACAAAAGGGAGTACCCAGCATGGAAGACTGTGGCTCAACAGAGGAGCTGGTAAATGATGGCCAAAGATGTGCTGTCTCGGAGGACACAGGTGTTACAGATTATGTCAGCCAagagaatgaaacaaaaagtgAAGTAAAAAG CACTAAGCCTAAAGGGAAGAAAGCCAAGGAAGCAAAAAAGTCTGCTAAGGCATCTTCAGAGAGCTCAACAGCG AATGAAGTTCCCATCCACTGTGTAACCTGCAATTGTGCATTTCCATCGCGAAATAAATTGTTTGAACACCTGAAAGCCACAGGACACGCAAGAGCAACAGCAACACCAACAGTAAATGGAGCTGTGAatgccaaaaccaaaaaagagaAACGTAAAAACAGATAG
- the DNAJC21 gene encoding dnaJ homolog subfamily C member 21 isoform X1, whose amino-acid sequence MKCHYEVLGVRRDAAEEELKRAYRRLALRWHPDKNLENAEEAAEQFKLIQAAYDVLSDPQERAWYDNHREALLKGGVDGDYQDDSLDLLHYFTVSCYSGYGDDEKGFFAVYRQVFEKIAKEELEYMTQEDIEEFPMFGYSDSDYDTVVHPFYAYWQSFCTQKNFAWKEEYDTRQASNRWEKRAMEKENKKTREKARKERNELIRQLVAFIRKRDKRVQAHRKLLEEQNAEKTRKAEEFRRQQKLKQAKLAEQYKEQSWITMSDLERELQEMEAQYEKEFGDGSGGEDELEELETKGVEDKLSDETEEAEFVDGLYCPACDKMLKTEKAMKNHEKSKKHREMVSLLRQQLEEEEGKFTVSLDDADEIQTKEEEETEDIPKQKLSKKQRKKQKTMKSYEDSFDQSADEETVEQKGVPSMEDCGSTEELVNDGQRCAVSEDTGVTDYVSQENETKSEVKSSTKPKGKKAKEAKKSAKASSESSTANEVPIHCVTCNCAFPSRNKLFEHLKATGHARATATPTVNGAVNAKTKKEKRKNR is encoded by the exons ATGAAGTGCCACTACGAGGTGCTGGGCGTGAGGCGCGACGCCGCCGAGGAGGAGCTGAAGCGGGCGTACCGCCGGCTGGCGCTGCGCTGGCACCCGG ATAAAAACCTCGAGAACGCGGAGGAGGCAGCGGAGCAGTTCAAGTTGATCCAGGCGGCGTACGACGTGCTCAGCGACCCACAGGAACGGGCCTG GTATGATAACCACAGGGAGGCTCTGCTAAAAGGAGGAGTTGATGGAGATTATCAAGATGATAGCTTAGATCTGCTGCACTACTTCACTGTTAGCTGTTACTCTGGATATGGGGATGATGAAAAG ggaTTCTTTGCAGTCTATAGACAAGTTTTTGAGAAGATTGCAAAGGAAGAGTTGGAATATATGACACAGGAAGATATTGAAGAATTCCCTATGTTTGGGTATTCTGATAGTGACTATGATACG GTAGTCCACCCTTTCTATGCATACTGGCAGAGTTTCTGTACTCAGAAAAACTTTGCTTGGAAAGAAGAGTATGACACACGGCAAGCCTCAAACCGCTGGGAGAAACGAGCTATGGaaaaagagaacaagaaaaCGAGAGAGAAAGCACGGAAAGAGAGGAATGAACTGATCCGTCAACTAGTAGCCTTTATTCGTAAAAGGGATAAAAGAGTACAGGCTCACAGAAAACTTTTAGAagaacaaaatgcagaaaaaactagaaaagcagaggaatttCGGAGGCAACAGAAGCTAAAACAAGCCAA GCTTGCTGAGCAGTacaaagagcagagctggataACTATGTCAGATCTGGAGAGAGAGCTGCAAGAGATGGAAGCACAATATGAAAAGGAATTTGGAGATGGATCAGGTGGTGAAGATGAATTAGAAGAACTGGAGACAAAAGGCGTTGAAG ACAAACTGAGTGATGAAACTGAAGAAGCTGAATTTGTTGATGGTCTGTACTGCCCTGCTTGTGACAAAATGTTAAAAACTGAGAAAGC CATGAAGAATCACGAAAAATCAAAGAAGCATCGAGAGATGGTATCACTGTTACGACAGCAAttggaagaggaggaagggaaattTACTGTGTCTTTGGATGATGCAGATGAAATACAGAccaaagaggaggaagaaacagaagacaTACCCAAACAGAA actttcaaagaaacaaaggaagaaacagaaaacaatgaag AGTTATGAGGACTCTTTTGATCAAAGTGCTGACGAAGAAACAGTTGAACAAAAGGGAGTACCCAGCATGGAAGACTGTGGCTCAACAGAGGAGCTGGTAAATGATGGCCAAAGATGTGCTGTCTCGGAGGACACAGGTGTTACAGATTATGTCAGCCAagagaatgaaacaaaaagtgAAGTAAAAAG CAGCACTAAGCCTAAAGGGAAGAAAGCCAAGGAAGCAAAAAAGTCTGCTAAGGCATCTTCAGAGAGCTCAACAGCG AATGAAGTTCCCATCCACTGTGTAACCTGCAATTGTGCATTTCCATCGCGAAATAAATTGTTTGAACACCTGAAAGCCACAGGACACGCAAGAGCAACAGCAACACCAACAGTAAATGGAGCTGTGAatgccaaaaccaaaaaagagaAACGTAAAAACAGATAG